A single genomic interval of Saccharospirillum mangrovi harbors:
- the apbC gene encoding iron-sulfur cluster carrier protein ApbC has protein sequence MSHDRIHTLLGTLTDPHTERPLTDSADIRLDGDHPVRVHITLHYAAGHYARGLTMLVQSHLEAHLDDVETEVTVDWSASAVNLRIDQPALKGVKNIIAVASGKGGVGKSTTAVNLALALQAEGARVGILDADIYGPSVAAMLGVADGTRPQTRDEKYFVPVEAHGLQSMSMAYLVTEKTPMVWRGPMVSGALQQLLTQTLWDELDYLVIDMPPGTGDIQLTLAQKVPVSGAVIVTTPQDIALLDARKGIEMFRKVNIPVLGIVENMAMHICSNCGHIEHIFGEGGGTRLATDYDVTLLESLPLDLGIRTQTDNGEPTVVAEPDGEITAHYQLLARRTAAVLALQGADAGPSISIQ, from the coding sequence ATGTCCCACGATCGCATCCACACCCTGCTGGGTACCTTGACCGACCCGCACACCGAGCGGCCGTTAACCGACAGTGCAGACATTCGCCTGGACGGCGATCACCCGGTCAGGGTGCACATCACCTTGCATTATGCGGCCGGTCATTACGCGCGTGGTTTAACGATGCTGGTGCAAAGCCATCTGGAAGCGCACCTGGACGACGTTGAGACCGAAGTGACGGTGGATTGGTCCGCCAGTGCAGTAAACCTTCGGATCGATCAGCCGGCGCTGAAGGGCGTAAAAAACATCATCGCCGTAGCATCGGGAAAAGGCGGCGTCGGCAAAAGCACCACGGCCGTTAACCTGGCCTTGGCGCTGCAAGCTGAAGGCGCACGAGTGGGTATCCTGGATGCCGATATTTACGGCCCGAGCGTAGCCGCCATGCTTGGCGTGGCTGACGGCACTCGACCGCAAACACGCGACGAAAAATACTTTGTTCCGGTAGAAGCACACGGCTTGCAAAGCATGTCGATGGCTTATCTGGTCACCGAGAAAACTCCCATGGTGTGGCGCGGACCCATGGTGTCTGGTGCGTTACAGCAGTTGTTGACGCAAACGTTATGGGACGAACTGGACTATCTGGTTATCGACATGCCACCGGGCACTGGCGACATTCAACTGACGTTGGCGCAAAAAGTGCCGGTATCGGGTGCGGTGATTGTGACGACACCACAAGACATTGCCTTGCTGGATGCGCGCAAAGGCATCGAAATGTTCCGCAAGGTCAATATTCCGGTACTGGGCATCGTCGAAAACATGGCCATGCACATCTGTTCCAATTGCGGTCACATCGAACATATTTTTGGGGAAGGCGGCGGTACACGATTGGCGACCGACTACGACGTCACTCTGCTGGAAAGCCTGCCATTGGATCTCGGTATCCGCACACAGACGGACAATGGCGAACCCACCGTAGTGGCCGAGCCCGATGGCGAGATCACCGCGCACTATCAATTGCTGGCGCGGCGCACGGCGGCTGTTTTGGCGTTGCAGGGCGCGGATGCTGGGCCTAGTATCTCCATCCAATAA
- a CDS encoding MarR family EPS-associated transcriptional regulator — MLPEESRYKLLKALEANPGASQRELAQELGVSLGKVNYCLKALVEKGWIKAGNFTKNPNKLGYAYILTPSGVEEKLNVTMRFLKHKLEEHEQIQRDIDELREEVSQFSVNSKQTG, encoded by the coding sequence ATGTTGCCCGAAGAATCTCGCTATAAGTTGCTAAAGGCTCTCGAAGCAAACCCAGGTGCTAGCCAGCGTGAGCTGGCTCAAGAATTGGGTGTCAGTTTGGGGAAGGTTAACTACTGCCTGAAAGCATTGGTGGAAAAGGGATGGATAAAAGCTGGGAACTTTACGAAGAATCCCAATAAACTTGGATATGCCTATATTCTTACTCCTTCAGGTGTTGAAGAAAAACTAAATGTCACTATGCGATTTCTAAAACACAAATTGGAAGAGCATGAGCAGATTCAACGAGATATAGATGAATTACGAGAAGAAGTTTCTCAATTTTCAGTCAATAGTAAGCAAACAGGCTAA
- a CDS encoding SLC13 family permease, with product MPQLITLGALMLALIGLYSGRGRPVYWFFGAAAGLYGLGVLTLPEALSGLVNEGVVTLALLMVIAHRIQASGLLNRPLDTLLNRTSHHSGGFLLVLAPVALISAFLNNTPIVAVLLHPIREWAIRRGDAPSRYLLPLSYAAIIGGTLTLVGTSTNLVVFGLLTDLAPGHQLNVFSPVWVGLPLLLVFLLYYGMAKRWLPKRIPVNASPERVTEFQIHAQIDASIEGLSVAEAGLRHLKQGYLYRLQRANEWQQVGADTRLKADDRLVFLGSPGLIQELSLVPGINVIRQGQSTGEPTHLLEAIVPVGSALIGQTARAIGFRKRYGAVIVSVAHQTDQHFGKLGEYNIQAGDLLLLETPSSQTFPPSADLTVLNRHQSAHSTADQRRGYFMLLLFPIMVVGGTLMGMPLLKVTVLYLALSFLLRVAQPADFMRGIDVQLFGILIGALALATAVEKTQLDVWLLSPFMGLIESAALGVLVIFALCWVMTELITNHSAAALMLPFALSIGQVAGLSVEQVAITVMMAASTSFITPFGYQTNLMVLSAGNYRPLDYLKFGTPLVIFSATLTTLIVPRLPVIFY from the coding sequence ATGCCGCAACTGATCACCCTGGGCGCATTGATGCTGGCCTTGATCGGCCTCTACAGCGGTCGTGGTCGTCCGGTTTATTGGTTTTTCGGCGCTGCTGCCGGGCTGTATGGCTTGGGCGTCCTCACCTTACCGGAAGCGCTGAGTGGGTTGGTGAATGAAGGCGTAGTCACCCTGGCGTTGTTGATGGTTATTGCCCATCGCATCCAGGCCAGCGGCTTACTCAATCGCCCGCTGGATACACTGCTCAACCGAACGTCACATCACTCTGGTGGGTTCTTGTTGGTATTGGCGCCAGTGGCGTTGATCTCGGCATTCCTGAATAACACCCCTATTGTCGCTGTCTTGCTGCATCCCATCCGGGAGTGGGCCATTCGTCGAGGCGATGCACCCAGTCGTTATCTATTGCCACTGAGCTACGCGGCCATCATCGGCGGCACTCTGACCCTGGTTGGCACCAGTACGAATCTGGTGGTGTTCGGCCTGTTGACAGATCTGGCTCCGGGGCACCAATTGAATGTATTCAGTCCAGTATGGGTTGGGTTGCCGCTGTTGTTGGTCTTCCTCTTGTATTACGGAATGGCAAAGCGTTGGCTGCCGAAACGGATACCCGTCAATGCCTCGCCCGAACGTGTGACTGAATTTCAGATCCATGCCCAGATTGATGCCTCTATCGAAGGGCTCAGTGTCGCAGAGGCTGGATTGCGGCATTTAAAGCAAGGTTATTTGTATCGCTTACAACGCGCCAATGAATGGCAGCAAGTGGGTGCAGACACACGCTTAAAAGCGGACGACCGTTTGGTATTTTTAGGATCGCCGGGATTGATCCAGGAATTATCTTTAGTGCCGGGCATCAATGTGATTCGCCAGGGCCAGAGTACGGGTGAACCCACACACTTGCTCGAAGCCATTGTGCCGGTAGGATCGGCTTTGATCGGGCAAACGGCTCGCGCCATTGGATTTCGCAAGCGATATGGTGCGGTGATTGTTAGCGTTGCCCATCAGACCGATCAACACTTTGGCAAACTTGGCGAATACAATATTCAAGCGGGTGATTTACTGCTGCTGGAAACACCCTCGTCGCAAACATTCCCGCCATCGGCGGATTTAACGGTGTTGAATCGCCATCAGTCTGCACACTCGACCGCAGACCAACGACGCGGTTATTTCATGCTGTTGCTTTTCCCTATCATGGTGGTGGGTGGTACCTTGATGGGCATGCCATTGCTGAAAGTGACGGTGTTGTATCTGGCGTTAAGTTTCTTACTGAGGGTTGCCCAACCCGCTGATTTTATGAGAGGCATCGACGTCCAGCTGTTCGGGATATTGATTGGCGCGTTAGCGCTTGCAACCGCAGTTGAAAAGACGCAGTTGGATGTGTGGCTGTTGTCACCCTTTATGGGTTTGATTGAATCCGCAGCTTTAGGTGTCTTGGTGATTTTTGCGCTCTGTTGGGTGATGACTGAGCTAATAACCAACCATTCTGCCGCCGCGCTGATGTTACCGTTTGCCTTATCCATTGGTCAGGTTGCGGGATTATCTGTAGAACAAGTTGCAATTACCGTGATGATGGCAGCTTCAACCAGTTTCATAACGCCATTCGGTTATCAAACCAACCTGATGGTATTGTCTGCGGGCAATTATCGTCCGCTCGATTATTTGAAATTTGGCACACCCTTGGTGATATTCAGTGCAACATTAACCACCTTAATTGTGCCCAGGTTACCCGTGATTTTTTATTGA
- a CDS encoding polysaccharide pyruvyl transferase family protein, translating to MKKYLPSFLFNTLRMLREFYRKWLAIYRLNLRVRNLKIGKRIIYALTPTPQLANIGDHAQVVAIELWFKKHFPDYSVLEVDKNEVIYGQRLLKKLIAPDDLIFLHSGGNMGDRGIWSETGRRLMINNFHQNRIISLPQTIFFSDTAEGQKQQSISQEIYAGHPNLTIIGRDKESGLLAERIFPKAQVLVVPDFVLSLKLEDLGMSDISSKKGEILACLRVDDESVLSVEDRQSIAKSLGEKTLLTDTTLSKPINSENRIEIIKEFIFDVLEHEAVVTDRFHGLIFSVIAKRPAVVLKTVDHKLTSAMDWFNSTSFVAFSPSPDQIDQKLHQVLTDNLLESPDFCEKYFDKLPNQLGLL from the coding sequence ATGAAGAAATATTTACCAAGTTTTCTTTTTAATACGCTTCGAATGTTGCGAGAATTTTATAGGAAATGGCTGGCAATTTATCGATTAAATTTGCGAGTTCGTAATTTAAAAATCGGCAAAAGGATTATTTACGCTTTAACGCCTACGCCTCAACTGGCGAATATTGGAGATCATGCGCAGGTAGTGGCAATTGAGCTGTGGTTTAAAAAGCATTTCCCAGATTACTCCGTCTTAGAGGTAGATAAAAATGAAGTTATCTACGGGCAGCGTCTGTTAAAGAAATTGATCGCTCCAGATGATCTTATTTTCCTTCATTCTGGAGGAAACATGGGGGATAGAGGTATTTGGTCTGAAACGGGCCGGAGGTTGATGATAAATAACTTTCACCAAAATAGAATTATTTCACTTCCCCAGACTATATTTTTTAGCGATACAGCTGAAGGTCAAAAACAGCAGTCTATTTCACAAGAAATATATGCCGGTCATCCAAATTTAACAATCATTGGGCGAGACAAAGAGAGTGGCCTTTTAGCCGAAAGAATTTTTCCTAAAGCTCAGGTTCTAGTTGTACCGGATTTTGTACTTTCGCTAAAATTAGAAGACCTTGGTATGTCTGACATTTCATCAAAAAAAGGAGAAATTTTAGCGTGCTTAAGAGTCGATGATGAGTCGGTCCTATCTGTTGAAGATCGTCAGAGCATCGCTAAAAGTTTAGGTGAAAAGACCTTGCTCACTGATACAACTCTTTCCAAGCCTATAAACTCAGAAAATAGAATTGAAATTATTAAAGAGTTCATTTTCGATGTATTAGAGCACGAAGCTGTTGTAACAGATCGATTTCACGGTTTGATTTTTTCAGTAATCGCAAAGCGTCCTGCGGTGGTTCTCAAAACAGTGGACCATAAATTAACATCTGCAATGGATTGGTTTAATTCAACCAGTTTTGTGGCTTTTTCACCTTCACCTGATCAAATAGATCAAAAACTTCATCAAGTGTTGACAGATAACTTATTAGAAAGCCCTGATTTTTGTGAAAAATATTTTGATAAGTTACCGAATCAATTAGGATTGCTATGA
- a CDS encoding UDP-glucose dehydrogenase family protein, translating into MKVTVFGIGYVGLVQGTCLAEAGHDVVCVDVDASRVENLKQGRIPIYEPGLEPLVKENYQEGRLNFTTDAAEAVRHGEILFIAVGTPPDEDGSADLKYVLTVARTIAEEMNDHKVVINKSTVPVGTADKVTAAIAEVLKKRGSDLSFDVVSNPEFLKEGAAVNDCMRPDRIVIGTDSERAEEMLRELYAPFNRNHDKMIVMDVRSAELTKYAANCMLATKISFMNEMANLAERLGADIEAVRQGIGSDPRIGYHFIYPGVGYGGSCFPKDVQALIRTADNIDFDAGILKAVEARNYDQKTTLYRKIHAHYQGELAGKTFALWGLSFKPNTDDMREAPSRVLMEALWAAGAKVQAFDPEAMEETQRIYGDRDDLILCGTKESALKAADALIIVTEWQTFRAPNFDVIKQQLTEPLVFDGRNLYEPARMKKKGFRYYAVGRQPV; encoded by the coding sequence ATGAAAGTAACCGTCTTTGGTATTGGCTATGTCGGCCTGGTTCAAGGGACTTGTTTGGCGGAAGCCGGCCACGATGTGGTGTGTGTGGATGTCGACGCCAGTCGCGTTGAAAACCTCAAACAGGGGCGTATTCCCATTTACGAACCCGGTTTGGAACCGCTGGTCAAAGAGAATTATCAGGAAGGTCGGCTGAACTTCACCACCGACGCCGCCGAAGCCGTTCGCCACGGCGAAATCCTGTTTATTGCAGTCGGCACGCCACCCGATGAAGACGGCAGCGCCGATCTGAAATACGTCTTGACGGTGGCGCGGACCATCGCCGAAGAGATGAACGATCACAAAGTCGTCATCAACAAATCGACCGTGCCGGTCGGCACCGCCGACAAAGTCACCGCAGCCATTGCTGAGGTACTGAAAAAACGCGGTAGTGATTTGAGTTTTGACGTGGTATCCAACCCGGAATTCCTGAAAGAAGGCGCTGCGGTAAACGACTGCATGCGCCCGGACCGTATCGTCATCGGAACCGACAGCGAACGCGCCGAAGAAATGTTGCGTGAACTGTACGCGCCCTTTAACCGCAACCACGACAAAATGATTGTCATGGATGTACGCAGCGCCGAACTGACCAAATACGCCGCCAACTGCATGCTGGCAACTAAGATCAGTTTCATGAACGAAATGGCCAATCTGGCTGAGCGTTTGGGCGCCGATATTGAAGCCGTTCGTCAGGGCATTGGCAGCGATCCGCGCATCGGTTACCACTTTATTTATCCCGGTGTTGGCTACGGCGGTTCCTGTTTTCCGAAAGACGTTCAGGCGTTGATTCGCACGGCGGATAACATCGATTTCGACGCCGGAATTTTGAAGGCCGTGGAAGCGCGTAATTACGATCAAAAAACCACGCTCTATCGAAAAATTCACGCGCATTATCAGGGTGAATTGGCTGGCAAAACCTTTGCATTGTGGGGGTTGAGTTTCAAACCCAACACCGACGATATGCGCGAAGCACCCAGCCGCGTCTTGATGGAAGCTTTGTGGGCCGCCGGCGCCAAGGTGCAGGCATTCGACCCGGAAGCAATGGAAGAGACGCAACGTATTTATGGTGACCGTGACGATTTGATTTTGTGCGGCACCAAAGAGAGTGCTTTGAAAGCGGCCGATGCGTTAATCATCGTGACGGAATGGCAAACCTTCCGGGCGCCGAACTTTGATGTCATCAAACAACAACTGACTGAACCGCTGGTGTTTGATGGTCGTAATTTGTACGAGCCTGCTCGTATGAAGAAGAAGGGCTTCCGTTATTACGCAGTCGGTCGCCAGCCGGTCTGA
- the menD gene encoding 2-succinyl-5-enolpyruvyl-6-hydroxy-3-cyclohexene-1-carboxylate synthase translates to MSKLYTDEKNVLIIISLLKANGISKVIVSPGTTNVAFVASVQQDPFFKLYSAVDERSAAYMACGMAHETGEPVVISCTGATASRNYMPGMTEAYYRKLPVLSITSTQATGLVGHNIGQIIDRSKKPNDTQRLSVTLPIVKDEDDFWDCEVKVNQAILELKRGGGGPVHINLPTRYSKNYDTKKLPTCRVMDRFTVVDEFPEINGKVGIFVGAHRQFTSEEIDAIDQFCAANDAVVFCDHTSSFNGKYRVGYALAASQMKGDMSEDKPDITIHIGEVTGDYASIPMVGKEVWRVSPDGELRDTFKKLKYIFEMDEKTFFERYTDKSKAPSDGSLKRCQKRLEEIRNSVPNIPFSNVWVASRMAHLIPEGSVIHFGILNSLRSWNFFDLPQSVTSTANVGGFGIDGSLSSLIGASLANQKKTFFGVIGDLSFFYDMNALGNRHVGNNLRLMVVNNGKGFEMRRTDGLVGHFEEQADDFICALGHFGNKSPTLVKNYAQDLGLKYISASSKEEFDSVYQEFVVKGASDESMVFEVFTNGDDESLALDMIRNVSRDSKKSVKVAARRLLSDKQIKTIKKIIG, encoded by the coding sequence ATGAGTAAGCTTTATACTGACGAAAAAAATGTCCTTATCATCATTTCGCTTTTAAAAGCGAACGGGATTAGTAAGGTTATAGTCTCGCCAGGAACCACTAATGTAGCGTTCGTTGCAAGCGTTCAGCAAGATCCGTTTTTTAAACTCTATTCGGCCGTTGATGAACGGTCTGCAGCTTACATGGCTTGCGGTATGGCGCATGAAACTGGTGAGCCGGTCGTAATTAGCTGCACAGGTGCAACCGCTTCTCGTAATTATATGCCTGGGATGACTGAAGCGTATTATCGTAAATTGCCTGTGTTATCGATTACATCTACGCAAGCAACTGGGCTAGTGGGTCATAATATTGGCCAGATAATTGATAGAAGTAAGAAGCCCAACGACACCCAACGACTTAGTGTAACGCTCCCAATAGTAAAGGACGAAGACGACTTTTGGGATTGTGAGGTTAAAGTCAATCAAGCTATATTAGAGCTAAAACGTGGTGGTGGTGGTCCCGTCCATATTAATTTGCCAACACGCTACAGTAAAAATTATGATACAAAAAAACTACCAACTTGCAGGGTTATGGATCGATTTACCGTTGTGGATGAATTTCCAGAGATAAATGGCAAAGTTGGGATATTCGTTGGTGCTCACAGACAATTTACATCAGAAGAAATAGATGCAATTGACCAATTCTGTGCTGCAAACGATGCAGTAGTTTTTTGTGATCATACTAGCAGTTTTAATGGAAAATATCGAGTGGGGTATGCACTAGCCGCCAGTCAAATGAAAGGAGATATGAGTGAGGACAAACCTGATATTACAATCCACATAGGTGAAGTAACTGGTGACTATGCAAGTATTCCGATGGTCGGAAAAGAAGTTTGGCGTGTAAGTCCTGATGGCGAGCTTCGTGATACTTTCAAAAAGCTAAAATATATTTTTGAGATGGATGAAAAAACATTTTTTGAACGTTATACCGATAAATCTAAAGCCCCATCCGATGGCAGCTTAAAACGATGTCAGAAGCGCTTAGAGGAAATTCGGAATAGTGTTCCTAATATCCCTTTTTCTAATGTCTGGGTAGCATCCCGGATGGCGCACTTAATTCCGGAAGGTTCTGTGATTCATTTTGGAATTCTGAATAGTCTACGTAGCTGGAACTTCTTTGACCTTCCCCAATCAGTTACCTCTACAGCAAATGTCGGGGGGTTTGGCATAGATGGCTCACTTTCAAGCCTTATAGGAGCGTCCTTGGCCAATCAAAAGAAAACATTTTTTGGTGTAATCGGTGACCTTTCCTTTTTCTACGATATGAATGCATTGGGTAACCGACATGTCGGAAATAATTTACGGCTTATGGTAGTTAATAATGGAAAAGGGTTCGAGATGCGACGCACAGATGGTTTGGTTGGACATTTTGAAGAGCAAGCTGACGATTTTATCTGTGCGCTAGGGCACTTTGGCAATAAGTCACCAACGCTAGTAAAAAACTATGCTCAAGATTTGGGACTTAAGTATATTAGTGCTTCATCTAAAGAAGAGTTTGATTCGGTGTATCAAGAGTTTGTAGTGAAGGGTGCATCTGATGAATCAATGGTTTTTGAAGTATTCACAAATGGTGATGATGAAAGTTTGGCGTTAGATATGATTAGAAATGTAAGCAGAGACAGTAAAAAATCTGTTAAAGTAGCAGCGCGCCGTCTCCTTAGTGATAAACAAATAAAAACCATAAAAAAGATCATTGGTTAA
- the cysQ gene encoding 3'(2'),5'-bisphosphate nucleotidase CysQ, whose product MTTIDFRAVVHLAKQAGEAILAIYEQDFDVETKADTSPLTAADLAAHQAIVAGLSQLTPQVPILSEESATIAWHERQSWQQYWLVDPLDGTKEFIKKNGEFTVNIALIDKGEPVWGVVHAPVLDCTYVGGTAVGGSRKEQDGNEQGISVSSLPKGKAGWRIVGSRSHQSDAFQTFVKDFDHPEIKSLGSSLKICLVAEGAADLYPRLGPTSEWDTGAAHALLRGAGGELFNAVDSEPVKYNQSESLLNPFFIAAPRNYR is encoded by the coding sequence ATGACGACGATCGACTTTCGCGCCGTTGTTCATCTGGCTAAGCAAGCTGGTGAAGCGATTTTAGCAATCTATGAACAGGATTTTGATGTCGAAACCAAAGCCGACACTAGCCCGTTGACGGCGGCCGATTTGGCTGCACATCAAGCCATCGTTGCTGGCTTGAGTCAATTAACACCTCAGGTTCCCATCCTCTCGGAGGAAAGCGCCACCATTGCCTGGCACGAACGGCAGAGCTGGCAGCAGTATTGGTTGGTGGACCCGCTGGATGGCACCAAAGAATTCATCAAGAAAAATGGCGAATTCACCGTCAATATCGCTTTAATTGACAAGGGGGAACCGGTTTGGGGCGTCGTGCACGCACCGGTGCTGGACTGCACCTATGTCGGTGGAACAGCGGTGGGTGGCAGCCGAAAAGAACAAGACGGAAACGAGCAAGGAATTTCGGTGTCGTCACTACCGAAAGGCAAAGCCGGATGGCGGATCGTTGGCAGTCGCTCGCATCAAAGCGATGCCTTCCAAACCTTCGTGAAGGATTTCGATCACCCGGAAATAAAGAGCCTGGGAAGTTCATTGAAAATCTGCCTGGTGGCCGAAGGCGCTGCGGACTTGTACCCCCGGTTAGGGCCGACCAGCGAATGGGACACCGGCGCAGCGCACGCCTTGTTGCGTGGAGCCGGCGGTGAGCTCTTTAATGCGGTGGACAGTGAACCTGTGAAGTACAACCAGAGTGAGAGCTTGTTGAATCCGTTCTTTATTGCGGCACCTCGAAACTATCGTTAA
- a CDS encoding transcription termination/antitermination NusG family protein, with protein MEAVSNNGQTSWYLVQCKPKEGFRAAEHLANQQIHCFHPTHRVRRRRAGQLHWQVESLFPHYLFVRLNADQSVAKVNSTRGVARLVNSLGRPLVVSDAIVASVIKQCQVLNNEAPEPELKAGTVVTITEGCFKHLQAIVQMTRGEDRVVLLLQLLSKEQRLELPIKAVQFA; from the coding sequence ATGGAAGCGGTCTCTAACAACGGTCAAACAAGCTGGTATCTGGTGCAATGCAAACCCAAAGAAGGTTTCCGTGCCGCCGAACATCTGGCCAACCAGCAGATTCACTGCTTCCATCCAACACACCGAGTGCGCCGCCGCCGTGCCGGCCAACTGCACTGGCAAGTTGAAAGCCTGTTTCCGCATTACCTCTTCGTCCGACTCAACGCCGATCAAAGTGTCGCCAAGGTCAACAGTACCCGAGGTGTGGCGCGATTAGTTAATAGCCTTGGCCGCCCGCTGGTCGTTTCTGATGCAATCGTCGCCAGCGTGATAAAGCAGTGCCAGGTACTGAATAATGAAGCACCCGAACCCGAGCTTAAAGCTGGCACAGTAGTGACTATTACCGAAGGTTGCTTCAAGCACCTCCAAGCGATTGTTCAAATGACTCGCGGTGAGGATAGGGTAGTGTTGTTGTTGCAGCTGTTGAGCAAAGAGCAGCGGTTGGAGTTACCGATAAAAGCAGTGCAGTTCGCTTAA
- the cysC gene encoding adenylyl-sulfate kinase: MSQNPESPYVFKGLDLGSEAVWHTQSVSPSDRAQLMQQQPRCIWLTGLSGSGKSTIANALDATLHANGVKTFLLDGDNVRHGLNKDLGMSEKDRAENIRRVGEVAKLMVDAGLIVVCAFISPYNRDRQIVRSIFAPGQFIEVFLNTPLDVCEQRDPKGLYKKARAGIIKQFTGISDPYEAPQAAELEIDTSRSNVEKSVKNILTLMQ; encoded by the coding sequence ATGAGCCAAAACCCGGAATCACCCTATGTTTTCAAGGGCCTGGATTTAGGATCCGAGGCCGTTTGGCACACCCAAAGTGTGTCGCCCAGTGACCGCGCTCAACTGATGCAACAACAACCGCGTTGCATCTGGTTGACCGGCTTGTCCGGCTCGGGAAAATCCACCATTGCCAACGCACTGGACGCCACCTTGCACGCCAATGGCGTGAAAACGTTTTTGCTCGATGGCGATAATGTTCGTCACGGTCTGAACAAAGATTTGGGCATGAGCGAAAAAGATCGTGCCGAAAACATTCGCCGCGTGGGTGAAGTCGCCAAGTTAATGGTGGATGCCGGATTGATTGTGGTCTGCGCGTTTATCTCCCCTTACAACCGCGATCGACAGATCGTGCGTTCAATTTTTGCGCCTGGCCAATTCATCGAAGTTTTCCTGAACACGCCGTTGGATGTGTGCGAACAACGCGACCCCAAAGGGTTATACAAAAAAGCACGCGCCGGCATCATCAAACAATTCACCGGTATCAGCGATCCTTATGAGGCGCCCCAGGCGGCTGAACTGGAAATCGATACCAGCCGCAGTAACGTCGAGAAAAGCGTTAAAAATATTCTGACACTGATGCAGTAA
- a CDS encoding SDR family NAD(P)-dependent oxidoreductase: protein MKKMIRFAFNFLKKTPLILTSLRKIYRTGGYSVFEISTINYGEILHGKNVLVTGGSAGIGLSIAKKFIAEGAKVVITGRDKNKLDAALSEINSGNLKGIVWDAADISVIEQNLNECKDLLGEDIDILINNAGIVRGIQFPDVLEEMWDDVYKINHKGLFFLSQAICKRWLSRRSNKLKKIINISSQGGFVGATYPYRMTKWDIAGLTQGLGVKLAPHGIIVNGIAPGIIATAMQPGTLKQGENNFCEKNPLGRFAIPEEIAELAAFLSSDASNFIVGQTIVCDGGFSLK, encoded by the coding sequence ATGAAAAAGATGATTCGGTTTGCTTTCAATTTCTTGAAAAAAACTCCTTTAATTTTAACCTCGCTTCGGAAAATATATCGTACTGGTGGCTACTCCGTATTTGAAATTTCAACCATAAATTATGGTGAGATTCTACATGGAAAAAATGTACTGGTGACGGGGGGTAGTGCAGGAATTGGTTTGTCCATTGCAAAAAAATTTATTGCAGAGGGTGCGAAGGTCGTTATCACTGGGCGCGATAAGAATAAGTTAGATGCTGCTTTAAGTGAAATTAATAGCGGAAATTTGAAGGGGATAGTCTGGGATGCCGCTGACATCTCGGTCATTGAGCAAAACCTTAATGAATGCAAGGATTTGCTTGGCGAAGATATAGATATATTAATAAACAATGCTGGTATTGTACGCGGAATACAGTTTCCTGATGTTCTCGAAGAGATGTGGGATGATGTATATAAAATAAATCACAAGGGGTTGTTTTTTTTGAGTCAAGCTATCTGTAAACGATGGCTGTCTCGAAGGTCTAATAAACTTAAAAAGATAATAAATATTTCTTCTCAAGGTGGCTTTGTTGGTGCCACCTACCCTTATCGTATGACAAAGTGGGATATCGCAGGGCTAACGCAAGGCCTTGGAGTGAAACTAGCACCACATGGGATAATTGTTAATGGAATTGCTCCAGGAATCATTGCTACAGCCATGCAACCCGGAACATTAAAGCAGGGTGAGAATAATTTCTGCGAAAAGAATCCTCTTGGTCGATTTGCTATTCCTGAGGAAATTGCTGAATTAGCAGCGTTTCTATCCAGCGATGCATCAAACTTTATAGTTGGCCAGACTATCGTATGCGACGGGGGATTTTCGCTAAAATAA